A section of the Leptospira terpstrae serovar Hualin str. LT 11-33 = ATCC 700639 genome encodes:
- the der gene encoding ribosome biogenesis GTPase Der: MKGLPVVTIVGRQNVGKSTLFNAILRAQSAITENTAGVTRDVLQKTVERSEFKIPFTLSDTPGLDIENIDEISGEIIEIAFEHLRNSDLILHVIDHKDLRKYDHKLIELLKKDEVLKDKSVLTLINKVDTEQDEYDLEPFYKLGLNELLPISALGRRNFDLLYQKINFFLPDKIKMPEDPYCKIAIIGKPNSGKSSLLNTFLGYKRAVVSDVPGTTRDSVSDQFYFQNHKLEIIDTAGIRRKSKTGESLEFYSYKRTLHSLGEADVVVLLIDAMKGLGEFDKKIFGEIQELGKPMIVAVNKWDLVPEKESNSWKHFKDRMEAKLSILKERPLLSLSAKEKLRTHKLLESVVSLYEKSQKKLTTRALNDWLSKWGGKNKVQKASNRPPKVYYATQVSQIPFKILFFVNDTKLFPSNILSFYRKSIVTEFGLDGLSVEIELRNRNEGKEGKE; encoded by the coding sequence ATGAAAGGACTTCCAGTGGTAACTATCGTTGGCAGACAAAATGTGGGTAAGTCCACGTTATTCAACGCCATCCTCCGGGCACAAAGTGCCATCACAGAAAATACAGCCGGTGTCACAAGGGATGTATTACAAAAGACCGTCGAAAGGTCTGAATTTAAAATACCTTTCACTTTGTCTGACACACCTGGTTTAGATATTGAAAATATCGATGAAATCTCAGGAGAGATTATTGAGATTGCTTTCGAACATTTGAGAAATTCGGATCTTATCCTACATGTGATCGATCATAAAGACTTACGTAAGTATGACCACAAACTGATCGAACTTTTAAAAAAAGATGAGGTTCTCAAAGACAAATCGGTCCTCACTCTGATCAACAAGGTAGATACCGAACAAGATGAGTATGATCTAGAGCCTTTTTATAAACTGGGATTAAACGAACTCCTTCCGATTTCTGCACTTGGGCGAAGGAACTTTGATCTTCTTTACCAAAAGATTAATTTTTTTCTTCCTGATAAAATCAAAATGCCGGAAGATCCGTATTGTAAAATTGCCATCATTGGAAAACCTAACTCAGGTAAGTCGTCACTACTAAATACCTTTCTCGGATACAAAAGAGCTGTAGTTAGCGATGTGCCTGGAACCACAAGGGATTCTGTTTCCGACCAGTTCTATTTCCAAAACCATAAATTGGAAATTATCGACACCGCAGGGATTCGAAGGAAATCCAAAACGGGAGAAAGTTTAGAATTTTATTCCTACAAACGCACTCTGCATAGTTTGGGAGAAGCGGATGTTGTCGTTTTACTCATCGATGCTATGAAGGGGCTCGGTGAATTTGATAAAAAGATCTTTGGGGAAATTCAGGAACTCGGCAAACCCATGATTGTGGCAGTGAACAAATGGGACCTCGTTCCCGAAAAAGAATCCAATTCCTGGAAACATTTCAAAGACCGTATGGAAGCGAAACTTTCGATTTTAAAGGAACGCCCGCTTCTTTCCCTTTCCGCCAAAGAGAAACTGAGAACCCACAAACTCCTCGAATCAGTGGTGAGTCTCTACGAAAAGTCCCAGAAAAAGCTGACCACTCGTGCCCTAAATGACTGGTTAAGCAAGTGGGGGGGGAAAAATAAGGTACAAAAGGCATCGAACCGACCTCCGAAGGTGTATTACGCCACGCAAGTCTCCCAGATTCCTTTTAAAATTTTATTCTTTGTTAATGATACGAAACTCTTTCCGTCAAATATATTGAGTTTTTACCGAAAGAGTATAGTAACAGAGTTCGGGCTAGATGGCCTTTCCGTTGAGATCGAACTCCGCAACAGAAACGAGGGTAAGGAGGGCAAGGAATGA
- a CDS encoding motility associated factor glycosyltransferase family protein produces MSQIIDPISSEIFERKPYLQNYFRNFPKENLWELGSAKKMGEYYVSLNGEPLSSSFSPLTQAVRLLDTYSLKPTDIVILFGLGNPHLIQKINETLAPGQILILIGDDETLIPVIWDKILKPVMTVPGRHLFSGELFFPLFFNYLDSLPIERVSGLKIIRNPTDTNRNPIYRELEEKTQTVFSAKMSDLLTKFEFERLWIKNSIWNLVHVAKKSPTRYPISSLKDKFQGLTAVLVSAGPSLRKNLPWLQTVRDKVFVFSCDTSLKVLIKAGIQADGVVTLDAQTNSFFHFMGESLNQIPLFADLVSSPTLLREPMFQSVVHSVTAKYQVDAEGTLIREVTAGGELADQVFTEVGDIQSGGSVATTAFDMLRYMGFTSVYFLGQDLAYSGREIHSTGTHHNEKWLTLLGRKNSLERINEVIIRKRETRFVPKARGDGSVLTDYVLDLYRHWFEESASSVTEMKLYNVNDEGAAIAGIRSLSPKQATETLTETLPHNYPWRNLPIWKFSSENSSELRPKGSEELLKRIEKDIEFMEQGLKKFENDTHSKSFQDSDIWIWMRGESYIRRMVRKTEIYILRHKDLELERKNQLMVQSIKKEIRYLKRSLYPMMDSFPEKG; encoded by the coding sequence ATGTCCCAAATTATCGATCCCATTTCCAGTGAAATTTTTGAAAGGAAGCCTTACTTACAAAATTATTTCAGAAACTTCCCAAAGGAAAATCTCTGGGAACTGGGCTCTGCGAAGAAGATGGGAGAATATTATGTCTCATTAAATGGAGAACCCCTCTCTTCTTCCTTCTCTCCCCTCACGCAAGCCGTCCGCCTATTAGATACTTATTCTTTAAAACCAACGGACATTGTGATATTGTTTGGGCTTGGGAATCCTCATTTAATTCAAAAAATTAACGAAACATTGGCACCAGGGCAAATCCTCATTCTGATTGGTGATGATGAAACATTAATTCCTGTTATCTGGGATAAGATACTAAAACCTGTGATGACGGTTCCGGGTCGCCATTTATTCTCCGGCGAACTCTTCTTCCCTTTGTTTTTTAACTACCTAGACTCACTTCCTATCGAACGGGTGAGTGGTCTAAAGATCATTCGTAACCCAACGGACACAAATAGAAATCCCATCTATCGCGAGTTAGAAGAAAAAACACAAACTGTGTTTTCCGCAAAAATGAGTGACCTACTCACCAAGTTTGAATTTGAACGTTTGTGGATTAAAAACTCTATTTGGAATTTGGTTCATGTTGCTAAAAAATCTCCGACTCGTTATCCTATCTCTTCTTTAAAGGATAAGTTTCAAGGACTTACCGCCGTACTCGTGTCAGCGGGTCCTAGTTTACGAAAAAACCTTCCTTGGTTACAAACAGTTCGGGACAAAGTATTTGTTTTCTCCTGTGATACCTCGCTCAAAGTGCTGATCAAAGCAGGAATTCAAGCAGATGGGGTGGTGACACTAGATGCCCAAACCAATTCATTTTTTCATTTTATGGGAGAGTCTTTGAATCAAATTCCTCTTTTTGCCGATTTAGTAAGCTCCCCCACACTCCTGAGAGAACCCATGTTCCAATCTGTGGTTCACTCTGTAACCGCCAAATACCAGGTAGATGCCGAAGGTACACTCATCCGGGAAGTCACAGCTGGAGGCGAGCTCGCTGATCAAGTATTTACCGAAGTGGGAGACATTCAATCCGGAGGATCAGTCGCAACGACTGCTTTTGATATGCTTCGTTATATGGGTTTTACCTCCGTATATTTTCTTGGCCAAGACCTGGCTTATTCCGGAAGGGAAATCCATTCCACAGGGACTCACCACAATGAAAAATGGCTTACTTTACTCGGAAGAAAAAATAGTTTAGAACGAATCAACGAAGTAATCATTCGCAAAAGAGAAACTCGATTTGTTCCCAAGGCACGAGGGGATGGATCTGTTCTTACTGATTATGTTTTGGATTTGTATCGGCACTGGTTTGAAGAATCGGCCAGTAGTGTGACTGAAATGAAGCTCTACAATGTCAATGATGAGGGAGCGGCCATTGCAGGAATCCGGTCACTAAGTCCGAAACAGGCGACGGAGACTTTAACGGAAACTCTCCCTCACAACTATCCTTGGCGTAACCTTCCGATCTGGAAGTTTAGTTCAGAAAATTCCTCTGAATTACGCCCCAAAGGCTCGGAAGAACTACTGAAACGTATCGAGAAGGATATCGAATTTATGGAACAAGGACTAAAGAAATTTGAAAACGATACACATAGCAAGTCCTTTCAAGATTCTGATATCTGGATTTGGATGCGAGGAGAGTCTTATATACGAAGAATGGTGCGTAAAACTGAAATTTATATCTTACGTCATAAAGACTTAGAGTTGGAAAGAAAAAACCAACTGATGGTCCAATCCATCAAAAAAGAAATTCGTTACCTAAAACGAAGTCTTTATCCTATGATGGATTCGTTTCCAGAAAAAGGATGA
- a CDS encoding Cys-rich protein, whose product MKKTNRLFSILALVLFTGSLQAADFPKCKEACDKFYTCSVQVNPNATEEQKATLKRGCEFNCNRPKYYNKIASCLSGGDTCKAFSTCIMKEMQANK is encoded by the coding sequence ATGAAAAAAACAAATCGTTTGTTTTCAATTCTGGCTCTGGTATTATTTACTGGATCCCTCCAAGCAGCTGACTTTCCTAAATGTAAAGAGGCGTGCGATAAATTCTATACTTGTTCAGTTCAAGTAAACCCCAATGCAACAGAAGAACAAAAAGCAACGCTAAAACGTGGCTGCGAATTCAACTGCAACCGTCCCAAATACTACAATAAAATTGCAAGCTGCCTTTCTGGTGGTGATACTTGCAAAGCTTTCTCTACTTGCATTATGAAAGAAATGCAAGCCAACAAATAA
- the smpB gene encoding SsrA-binding protein SmpB has product MGKTKKDDKPRGTDPLINKKAKFNFELLDSFEAGVVLTGSEVKSLREKKGNLTDCFAKVRNGEVFLENFQIPPYKNGGYANHPEIRPRKLLLKAKEIEKIDRSIKEKGLVLVATRCFFKNNRLVKIDVALAKPKKLYDKRDDIQKKEAKIDMERAMKEHLRK; this is encoded by the coding sequence ATGGGCAAAACCAAAAAAGACGACAAACCACGCGGAACGGATCCTTTAATCAATAAAAAGGCAAAGTTCAATTTCGAACTATTAGATTCGTTCGAGGCTGGTGTTGTACTCACAGGTTCTGAAGTGAAATCCCTTCGTGAAAAAAAAGGGAATCTAACCGATTGTTTTGCGAAAGTCAGAAATGGAGAAGTGTTTTTAGAAAACTTTCAAATCCCTCCTTACAAAAACGGAGGTTATGCGAACCATCCGGAAATTCGTCCTCGCAAACTTTTACTTAAGGCCAAAGAAATCGAAAAAATAGATAGATCCATCAAAGAGAAGGGATTGGTCCTTGTGGCCACTCGTTGTTTCTTTAAAAACAATCGTTTGGTAAAGATAGACGTCGCTCTCGCCAAACCAAAAAAACTTTACGACAAACGTGACGACATTCAAAAGAAGGAAGCCAAAATCGATATGGAAAGAGCCATGAAGGAACACCTACGCAAATGA
- the glnA gene encoding type I glutamate--ammonia ligase, translated as MQFATPKFTSGKEVVEYAKKNGVIFYDFRFTDIKGMWHHVSYYVNSVDEETFKGIPFDGSSIARWQPINASDMQLHPEISTAFLDPFTADKTLVMFCDVWDIYKKQYYEKCPRSIAKKALAFMNKSGIADTAYFGPENEFFVFDSLRVRDEINCQYYELDSNEGIWNTHSEIPGTNNTGKINFNSGHRPGTKGGYFPVAPIDSQVDLRAEFVKTLEAIGMETFVVHHEVAQAQGEIGVKFGTLIEAADNVQKLKYIVKMVAHKHGKTATFMPKPLFGDNGNGMHVHISLWKGGKNLFAGDKYQGLSDFAFNYVGGVLKYARACAAFTNASTNSYKRLIPGFEAPSILAYSAQNRSASCRIPFVSGEKAKRVEFRFPDSTANPYLAFASLLMAGMAGVAEKIDPGPAREEDLFELSLDEIREKGIRQMPHTLREAMEEMLAQREIFKQGDVFTENFLQTYQHYKFETEIWPWEGRPHPYEFLTTYSC; from the coding sequence ATGCAGTTCGCAACCCCAAAATTTACTTCCGGAAAGGAAGTGGTTGAGTATGCCAAAAAAAATGGAGTCATTTTCTACGACTTCCGCTTCACGGATATCAAAGGAATGTGGCACCACGTTTCCTATTATGTGAATTCAGTTGATGAAGAAACATTCAAAGGGATTCCTTTTGATGGATCTTCCATTGCTCGTTGGCAGCCAATCAATGCTTCCGATATGCAATTACACCCAGAAATTTCTACGGCTTTTTTAGATCCGTTTACTGCTGACAAAACACTCGTTATGTTTTGTGACGTATGGGATATCTACAAAAAACAATACTATGAAAAATGCCCACGTTCCATTGCAAAAAAAGCATTAGCATTCATGAATAAATCCGGAATTGCAGACACTGCCTATTTCGGTCCAGAAAATGAATTCTTTGTTTTTGACAGCTTACGAGTTCGTGATGAAATCAACTGCCAATACTACGAATTAGATTCCAATGAAGGAATCTGGAATACTCACTCAGAAATTCCAGGTACAAACAATACAGGAAAAATCAACTTCAACTCTGGACACCGTCCTGGAACAAAAGGTGGTTACTTCCCTGTTGCTCCAATTGACTCACAAGTAGACCTTCGTGCTGAATTTGTAAAAACTCTGGAAGCCATTGGAATGGAAACATTCGTAGTGCACCATGAAGTAGCACAAGCACAAGGAGAAATTGGAGTTAAGTTTGGAACTTTGATTGAAGCTGCGGACAACGTTCAAAAGCTTAAATACATCGTTAAGATGGTGGCTCATAAACATGGAAAAACGGCTACTTTTATGCCAAAACCACTTTTTGGTGATAACGGTAATGGTATGCACGTTCACATCTCTCTTTGGAAAGGTGGAAAAAACCTTTTCGCTGGAGATAAATACCAAGGTCTATCTGACTTCGCATTCAACTATGTTGGTGGAGTTTTAAAATACGCGAGAGCATGTGCTGCCTTTACAAATGCATCCACTAACTCTTACAAACGACTCATTCCAGGATTCGAAGCTCCATCCATTCTAGCATACTCTGCTCAGAACCGTTCTGCTTCTTGCCGTATTCCTTTCGTAAGCGGCGAAAAAGCAAAACGTGTGGAATTCAGATTTCCTGACTCAACAGCTAACCCATATTTGGCGTTTGCATCCCTCCTTATGGCGGGTATGGCAGGTGTTGCAGAAAAAATCGATCCAGGTCCTGCACGTGAAGAAGATCTTTTCGAACTTTCTTTAGATGAAATCCGTGAAAAAGGAATTCGTCAAATGCCTCACACACTTCGTGAAGCAATGGAAGAAATGCTCGCTCAAAGAGAAATTTTCAAACAAGGTGATGTGTTTACAGAAAACTTTCTACAAACATACCAACACTATAAGTTTGAAACAGAAATTTGGCCATGGGAAGGTCGCCCTCACCCATACGAATTCCTCACTACTTACTCTTGTTAA
- a CDS encoding chromosome segregation SMC family protein, whose amino-acid sequence MHLKSLSIVGFKTFADETEINFDPGFTAVVGPNGSGKSNIVDSVKWVFGEKSAKGLRGEKMDDVIFHGTESRRAAGFAEVSILFDNDDRFFNIDYPSVKITRRLYPDGENEYYLNDIRTTRKDIEKTLLDTGIGKSSYSILEQGRVDQILNSKPEERRAIFEEAAGVSRFKLDRKEATKKLDDTNQNLLRIQDIMNSMVKDLEVKEKQSEKAEQYFKLKSDLDESDKNLRFLKLRDFKRRMKKSDEDLLEIREKNKSILSLIQNETNLISEKETTKEAKEREIAEIDKKLFDHLSKSQIQKEKIAKNKTFIMEYELRIGEILSALETENQATIKLEVEKRAIELENERQREIQTTLQEEIQILESKRVSLELSIKEEEKSIEEKEGRIKENEKRHITLREKQKTVILELIQELENKKKESSEGEAIRNADKVVLLSDLDSFTQKLKSAIANFEGSQVSQGITELREIQLDRYKEKLNGFLKREDDFRNLLFDKDGILSKKESIDQEIEDLILENENLTRGIRDNQSNIILHRSHWEETRTHIVELEKKLLESNSRLENQQKEIAVLDERIGEIQKRILGAKEQESVIREKKDGLEKEVEVLEKEIAESYQEFLSMSRILESEKETLQSLVEEISGIKSNISKNQEVFQNLLPLLSEKERTSSALKVQIDSLVEELYNDYSLTDSELETERGGLELDQKAEERRLRSAKSEIQLLGSINPLAIEEYRNIKEIYEHNLKQKLDIESSKKDIEEVLKRINEESEKLFQETFEKIKQNFQETFSTLFNGGRATLELTEKEDSLNSGVEIMAEPPGKHVQNLRLLSGGEKSLTAIALLFAIYMVKPSPFCFLDEIDAALDEANKLRFCQILDRFKDKTQFIVVSHAQSTISRANAIFGVTNEEPGISKILSLRLDEAKSLSKQITQKTGTDN is encoded by the coding sequence ATGCATTTAAAGAGCCTGAGTATTGTTGGATTCAAAACGTTTGCGGATGAAACAGAGATCAATTTTGATCCTGGATTCACTGCTGTCGTCGGACCGAATGGTTCGGGAAAATCAAATATAGTCGATTCCGTCAAATGGGTCTTTGGAGAAAAAAGTGCCAAGGGACTTCGCGGAGAGAAGATGGACGATGTTATCTTCCACGGAACAGAGAGTAGGCGAGCTGCTGGTTTTGCAGAAGTTTCAATTCTTTTTGATAACGATGACCGGTTTTTCAACATTGATTATCCATCCGTCAAAATCACACGTCGTTTGTATCCAGACGGAGAAAACGAATACTACCTCAATGATATCAGAACCACGAGAAAGGATATCGAAAAAACTCTCCTCGATACAGGAATTGGTAAGTCCAGTTATAGTATTTTAGAACAAGGTCGAGTAGACCAAATTTTAAATTCCAAACCAGAAGAAAGAAGGGCCATCTTTGAAGAAGCCGCTGGAGTTTCTCGGTTCAAATTGGATCGAAAAGAAGCCACAAAAAAGTTGGATGACACCAACCAGAACTTACTACGTATCCAAGACATTATGAACTCCATGGTAAAAGACCTGGAAGTGAAAGAAAAACAATCTGAAAAAGCAGAACAATACTTCAAACTAAAATCAGATTTAGATGAGTCCGACAAAAATTTACGATTTTTAAAGTTACGAGATTTTAAACGTCGGATGAAAAAGTCTGACGAAGATTTACTAGAGATCCGCGAAAAAAACAAATCGATTTTATCTCTCATCCAAAACGAAACTAATTTGATTTCTGAAAAGGAAACCACCAAAGAAGCGAAGGAAAGAGAAATCGCTGAAATTGATAAAAAGTTATTTGATCATCTTTCCAAAAGCCAAATCCAGAAAGAAAAAATAGCTAAAAACAAAACCTTCATTATGGAGTATGAACTTCGTATTGGAGAAATCCTTTCTGCCTTAGAAACAGAAAACCAAGCCACAATCAAACTAGAAGTAGAAAAACGGGCGATTGAATTAGAAAACGAACGACAAAGAGAAATCCAAACCACTCTCCAAGAAGAAATTCAAATTTTGGAATCTAAACGTGTTTCTTTGGAACTTTCTATCAAAGAAGAAGAAAAGTCCATAGAGGAAAAAGAAGGTCGCATCAAAGAGAATGAGAAACGCCATATCACCCTCAGAGAAAAACAAAAAACCGTTATTTTGGAACTCATCCAAGAGTTAGAAAACAAAAAGAAAGAATCAAGTGAAGGTGAAGCAATTCGAAATGCCGACAAAGTTGTACTTCTTTCTGATTTAGATAGTTTTACTCAAAAATTAAAATCAGCGATTGCAAACTTTGAGGGATCTCAAGTTTCCCAAGGGATTACAGAACTTCGTGAAATCCAACTCGATCGTTATAAAGAAAAACTAAATGGTTTTTTGAAAAGAGAAGATGATTTTAGAAACTTACTTTTTGATAAAGATGGAATCCTTTCCAAAAAAGAATCCATAGACCAAGAAATTGAAGATTTAATTTTGGAAAACGAAAATCTAACACGAGGAATTCGAGACAACCAAAGTAATATTATTTTACACCGAAGTCACTGGGAAGAAACAAGAACCCATATTGTAGAACTAGAGAAAAAACTTCTCGAATCCAATTCTCGATTAGAAAACCAACAAAAAGAAATTGCTGTCCTTGATGAAAGGATTGGCGAAATTCAAAAACGGATTTTGGGTGCGAAAGAACAAGAGTCTGTCATCCGAGAAAAAAAAGATGGATTGGAAAAGGAAGTCGAAGTTTTAGAAAAAGAAATTGCAGAGTCTTACCAAGAGTTTTTATCCATGAGTCGTATTTTGGAATCTGAAAAAGAAACCTTACAATCACTTGTGGAAGAAATTTCTGGAATTAAATCCAATATTTCTAAAAACCAGGAAGTGTTTCAAAATTTATTGCCTCTTCTTTCTGAAAAAGAAAGAACAAGCTCCGCACTGAAAGTGCAAATTGATTCCCTAGTGGAAGAATTATACAATGACTATTCACTTACTGATTCCGAATTGGAAACTGAACGTGGTGGACTGGAACTTGACCAAAAGGCAGAGGAAAGAAGATTACGTTCTGCAAAGTCAGAAATCCAACTACTCGGTTCTATCAACCCACTGGCGATTGAAGAATACCGAAATATTAAAGAAATCTACGAACACAATCTAAAACAAAAATTAGATATTGAAAGCTCTAAAAAAGATATCGAAGAAGTTTTGAAAAGAATCAATGAAGAATCGGAAAAACTTTTCCAAGAAACCTTTGAAAAGATCAAACAAAACTTCCAAGAAACTTTCTCTACACTTTTCAATGGGGGAAGGGCCACTCTCGAACTAACGGAAAAAGAAGATTCTCTCAATTCCGGTGTGGAAATTATGGCGGAACCTCCAGGCAAACATGTTCAGAACTTACGTCTGTTATCTGGTGGTGAAAAGTCACTCACGGCGATTGCCCTTCTTTTTGCGATCTATATGGTGAAACCAAGTCCATTCTGTTTCTTAGATGAGATTGATGCGGCTCTAGACGAGGCAAATAAACTTCGGTTCTGCCAAATTTTAGACCGGTTCAAAGACAAAACACAGTTCATTGTAGTATCCCATGCGCAGTCTACCATTTCCAGAGCCAATGCCATTTTTGGGGTCACAAACGAGGAACCTGGAATTTCAAAAATCCTTTCTCTTCGTTTGGATGAAGCCAAATCACTATCCAAACAAATCACACAAAAAACCGGAACCGACAACTAA
- the plsY gene encoding glycerol-3-phosphate 1-O-acyltransferase PlsY, which produces MILAVVLISYLLGGIPVGFLLAKQVRGIDIREHGSRNIGATNVGRVIGWKFGIIALFLDALKGAIPVILASYIESPYPLTTTEILLGSVAILGHTFTPFLHFKGGKGVATALGVYMTLVPIVTVCAVVIFFIVYKISGFVSLGSILATLSMPIWYFGTTKFIPDSEYQPIIFFVLVATFFLISYSHRENIKRLVLGKELRAT; this is translated from the coding sequence ATGATACTTGCCGTAGTCCTAATTAGCTACCTTTTAGGTGGCATTCCGGTCGGATTTCTTCTGGCCAAACAAGTGCGCGGGATTGACATCCGCGAACACGGTAGCCGCAATATCGGTGCCACCAATGTCGGCCGGGTCATCGGTTGGAAATTTGGAATCATCGCTCTTTTTCTAGATGCTCTGAAAGGTGCCATCCCAGTCATCCTTGCTTCCTACATTGAATCACCGTATCCACTGACCACTACGGAAATTCTACTTGGTTCTGTTGCCATCCTTGGGCATACATTCACTCCCTTTCTGCATTTTAAAGGAGGAAAAGGAGTTGCGACAGCTCTTGGTGTTTATATGACACTTGTTCCCATTGTGACCGTTTGTGCGGTTGTGATTTTTTTTATCGTTTATAAGATTTCTGGATTTGTATCTCTCGGATCTATCCTTGCGACTTTATCCATGCCTATCTGGTATTTTGGAACTACAAAATTCATTCCAGATTCTGAATACCAACCAATCATCTTCTTTGTATTAGTTGCTACTTTTTTTCTCATTTCCTATTCTCACAGAGAAAACATCAAACGTTTGGTGTTAGGTAAAGAACTGCGAGCAACTTAG